One window from the genome of Nitrosospira multiformis encodes:
- a CDS encoding heavy metal translocating P-type ATPase, translating to MNTLALKQLELPIEGMTCTACAARIEKNLNKLPGVRAVVNFANEKARVEFDDTATLPEELVRSIEKAGFHVAPQSIQLQISGMTCAACSGRIEKALNKLPGVTATVNLATEIAHVSLNPGAGVTMNDLVAAVAKAGYGAREISEASRAEEKARKLAAYHAELRMFWISAALTLPLMLQMGPMFWGDHAEFVPRWLQLLLATPVQFWVGKRFYIAAWHALRGGGANMDVLVALGTSMAYFFSAVVTLLSLNQHVYFEASAAIITLVLLGKLMEARAKGKTSAAIEALIKLQPKIARVERDGVVVEVDANSLKVGDIFIVRPGENLPVDGVVIEGASSVNEAMLTGESLPITKQAGARVYAATLNQQGLLKCRATSVGAHTQLAAIIRLVEEAQGSKAPIQRLADVISGIFVPVVVIISTLTLIFTWWLAGEFVPALVNAVAVLVIACPCALGLATPTAIMVGAGRGAQAGVLVKNAAALEQAEKIQVLIVDKTGTLTEGKPAVTDIVPARSSSEHALMQVAATLEQGSEHPLAKAVMEHAVSMNIRPQTVTDFTAVTGSGITARIDGIDYILGSPRFLQEHGVLANDDSIAVLQGEGKTVIGVAASPKGTLGTLGTFEVLGYLAIADRLRSTSVQAVKRLQSMGVEVIMLTGDNPATAAAIAKQVGISTYRAEVLPQDKAAEVKKMKIGGKFIGMVGDGINDAPALAAADVGFAIGAGSDVAIEAADITLMRNDLMSVADAISLSRATLGKIRQNLFFAFIYNVLGIPLAAIGLLNPVIAGAAMAMSSVSVVSNSLLLKRWRAGT from the coding sequence ATGAATACACTCGCACTTAAACAACTCGAACTGCCCATCGAAGGCATGACCTGCACTGCCTGCGCGGCGCGCATCGAAAAGAATCTGAACAAGCTGCCGGGCGTGCGTGCGGTGGTCAACTTCGCCAATGAAAAAGCGCGCGTGGAGTTCGATGACACAGCCACCCTGCCTGAAGAGCTCGTCCGCTCGATCGAAAAAGCGGGGTTTCATGTCGCACCGCAATCGATACAACTGCAAATCAGCGGAATGACATGCGCCGCATGCAGCGGACGTATCGAAAAGGCGCTGAACAAACTGCCCGGCGTTACCGCCACCGTCAATCTGGCCACGGAAATAGCGCACGTCAGCCTGAACCCCGGTGCCGGTGTAACGATGAATGACCTGGTCGCCGCCGTTGCCAAGGCAGGCTATGGCGCCAGAGAAATCAGTGAGGCCAGCCGAGCCGAAGAGAAAGCACGGAAACTTGCCGCGTACCATGCGGAACTTCGCATGTTCTGGATTTCGGCGGCGCTTACCTTGCCGCTGATGCTGCAGATGGGTCCCATGTTCTGGGGCGACCATGCGGAATTCGTACCGCGCTGGCTGCAGCTTCTGCTGGCAACGCCGGTACAGTTCTGGGTAGGCAAGCGCTTCTATATCGCCGCATGGCATGCGTTGCGCGGGGGTGGCGCCAACATGGATGTGCTGGTCGCGCTGGGCACCAGCATGGCATACTTTTTCAGCGCGGTGGTTACGTTGCTGTCACTGAATCAGCATGTCTATTTCGAGGCAAGCGCGGCCATTATCACCCTGGTATTGTTGGGCAAACTGATGGAAGCCCGCGCCAAGGGCAAAACTTCAGCGGCCATTGAAGCACTCATCAAGTTGCAGCCAAAAATCGCCCGGGTGGAGCGCGACGGTGTGGTCGTCGAAGTTGATGCAAACTCGCTCAAGGTTGGCGATATTTTTATCGTGCGCCCCGGCGAGAATCTGCCGGTGGATGGCGTTGTCATCGAAGGCGCTTCCAGTGTGAATGAGGCGATGCTGACCGGCGAAAGCCTGCCAATCACAAAACAGGCAGGGGCCAGGGTTTATGCGGCCACCCTGAACCAGCAGGGGCTGCTCAAATGCCGCGCCACCAGTGTCGGCGCGCATACCCAGCTTGCGGCCATCATTCGTCTGGTGGAAGAAGCACAGGGTTCCAAGGCGCCGATCCAGCGATTGGCCGACGTCATTTCGGGCATATTCGTGCCGGTGGTGGTGATCATCAGTACCCTGACGCTGATCTTTACATGGTGGCTGGCGGGCGAATTCGTTCCGGCGCTCGTCAACGCCGTGGCGGTGCTCGTCATTGCCTGTCCCTGTGCGTTGGGACTGGCCACGCCCACCGCGATCATGGTCGGGGCGGGGCGCGGCGCGCAAGCCGGCGTGCTGGTGAAAAATGCCGCCGCGCTGGAGCAGGCGGAGAAAATTCAGGTGTTGATCGTGGACAAAACCGGCACGCTCACGGAAGGTAAACCGGCGGTTACGGATATTGTTCCGGCACGATCGAGCTCAGAGCACGCGCTGATGCAGGTTGCGGCGACGCTGGAACAAGGCTCGGAACATCCCCTGGCAAAAGCGGTGATGGAACATGCGGTCAGCATGAATATCCGGCCCCAGACAGTAACTGATTTTACCGCTGTCACCGGCAGCGGAATCACGGCCCGCATCGATGGCATTGACTATATCCTCGGTTCACCCAGATTTCTACAGGAGCATGGCGTGCTGGCGAATGACGATTCGATAGCTGTTCTCCAGGGCGAAGGTAAAACCGTCATCGGCGTGGCCGCTTCGCCTAAAGGTACGTTGGGTACTTTGGGTACTTTCGAAGTTCTCGGTTATCTTGCCATTGCCGACCGGTTGCGCAGCACTTCCGTACAAGCGGTAAAACGACTGCAATCAATGGGTGTCGAAGTCATCATGCTGACCGGCGATAATCCCGCCACTGCCGCTGCCATTGCGAAGCAGGTGGGGATTAGCACTTATCGCGCCGAGGTGCTGCCGCAAGACAAAGCCGCCGAAGTGAAAAAGATGAAGATCGGCGGCAAATTCATCGGCATGGTGGGCGACGGCATCAACGATGCCCCGGCACTGGCCGCGGCCGACGTAGGTTTCGCCATCGGCGCGGGTTCCGACGTGGCGATTGAAGCCGCCGACATCACCCTCATGCGTAATGACTTGATGAGCGTGGCTGACGCCATTTCGCTCTCGCGCGCAACGCTGGGAAAAATCCGCCAGAATCTATTCTTTGCCTTCATCTACAACGTACTGGGTATACCCCTGGCGGCGATAGGATTGCTTAATCCCGTAATCGCGGGTGCGGCAATGGCAATGAGTTCGGTATCGGTAGTCAGCAATTCATTGTTGCTGAAACGATGGCGGGCGGGTACGTGA
- a CDS encoding heavy-metal-associated domain-containing protein produces the protein MQTEIIKIKGMTCMGCVNSVKNVLEKIPGVNGADVSLEQKQAVIQYDAAATSPNQFKDAIKEAGFEVVN, from the coding sequence ATGCAAACGGAAATCATAAAAATCAAGGGAATGACCTGCATGGGCTGTGTCAACAGCGTGAAGAACGTATTGGAGAAGATACCTGGCGTGAATGGCGCGGATGTTTCTCTTGAACAGAAACAGGCCGTGATCCAGTACGACGCAGCCGCAACCAGCCCTAACCAGTTCAAGGATGCTATCAAGGAGGCCGGTTTTGAAGTCGTCAACTAA
- a CDS encoding metal-sensitive transcriptional regulator, with translation MKSSTKKLSPGKEPCHAPQMVVQPDKEALMKRLNRIEGQVRGVNKMIAEDRYCVDILNQVSALQSALDAVAMLLLENHTHGCMQGAIKSGKGDEAIDELMAVVRKFAR, from the coding sequence TTGAAGTCGTCAACTAAAAAATTGTCTCCTGGAAAGGAACCGTGCCATGCGCCGCAGATGGTGGTGCAACCTGACAAGGAAGCCCTGATGAAGCGCCTCAACCGCATCGAGGGTCAGGTGCGCGGCGTCAACAAGATGATAGCGGAAGATCGTTATTGCGTGGATATCCTGAACCAGGTCTCCGCGCTGCAATCCGCGCTCGACGCCGTTGCCATGCTGTTATTGGAGAATCATACCCACGGCTGCATGCAAGGTGCCATCAAGTCGGGTAAAGGCGATGAGGCAATCGATGAACTGATGGCGGTAGTACGAAAATTCGCACGGTAG
- a CDS encoding c-type cytochrome, which yields MTRFVLIAFLLFAGPAITANIPPVDAPDTMAERVKACIACHGPEDKEGRDAYYPRIAGKPEGYLFNQLRNFRDGRRHYRPMGLLLENLPDQYLRDMAAYFASLKQAFPPPEPLISSPTEIKLARRLVTLGDPARKIPACVECHGKDLMGTAPFIPGLLGLPRVYIIAQFGNWQNGGLMRGQTPDCMSEIAKQLTTDEASAIAAWLAAQPVSETALKHEGPVAALPDKLAKRCGSIVLQSGGSR from the coding sequence ATGACACGATTTGTCCTGATCGCTTTTTTGTTGTTTGCCGGACCCGCTATCACCGCCAATATTCCCCCGGTTGATGCGCCCGACACGATGGCGGAGCGGGTAAAAGCCTGTATTGCCTGTCATGGTCCGGAGGACAAGGAGGGCCGGGATGCGTATTATCCACGTATCGCGGGCAAGCCTGAAGGCTATCTTTTCAATCAATTGCGCAATTTTCGGGACGGCCGGCGCCATTACCGGCCCATGGGATTGTTGCTGGAAAATTTGCCCGATCAATACCTGCGGGATATGGCCGCCTATTTCGCTTCGCTGAAACAGGCTTTTCCCCCGCCCGAGCCGCTGATCTCCTCGCCCACCGAAATCAAACTGGCTCGAAGACTCGTAACGCTGGGCGATCCCGCACGGAAAATACCCGCCTGCGTTGAATGTCATGGCAAGGACCTGATGGGAACCGCGCCTTTCATCCCCGGCCTGCTGGGTCTGCCACGCGTCTACATTATCGCCCAGTTCGGCAACTGGCAGAATGGCGGCTTGATGCGAGGACAGACACCCGACTGCATGTCGGAAATTGCAAAACAGCTTACTACCGACGAAGCAAGCGCCATTGCAGCGTGGCTAGCCGCGCAGCCGGTCTCCGAAACCGCTTTGAAGCATGAAGGCCCGGTGGCAGCCCTTCCCGACAAACTCGCCAAGCGCTGCGGCAGCATCGTCCTGCAATCCGGGGGATCGCGATGA
- a CDS encoding c-type cytochrome, giving the protein MKPVVIAAALAGLIGLGLFLAPMNRPPVNESPVSKTEDPASLRAKGAYLAQAGNCMGCHTAQDGRPYAGGHVLATSIGTFITPNITPDPETGIGQWTEQDFWRALHDGKARDGSPLYPAFPYTDYTKVTREDADAIFAYLQSLPPVSQRNPPSRINFPFNLRPLLYVWRALYFEQGVYKPETAKNDEWNRGAYLVQGLGHCNACHTTRNPLGVSQGNVLGGGQLMGSNWYAPSLTSLQEGSASDWPLDDIVQLLKTGLSSRAVATGPMADVVSQSLQHLTPDDARAMATYLKSLPGSAPHSRGTAPELTDEVDRQLRRGGEIYEKYCQDCHGSFGQGAPGIYPALAGNRGVTLAAPINAIRSILNGGYAPVTESSPRPYGMPPFAQILPDEEIALVLSYIRNAWGNRGSLVTAVQVDRSRKGAQ; this is encoded by the coding sequence ATGAAACCTGTTGTCATCGCTGCCGCACTTGCCGGGCTCATAGGTCTTGGCCTGTTCCTGGCGCCGATGAATCGGCCACCGGTGAACGAATCACCGGTGTCAAAGACTGAGGACCCCGCAAGCCTACGGGCAAAAGGTGCCTACCTCGCGCAAGCCGGTAATTGCATGGGATGCCATACCGCCCAGGATGGCAGGCCTTACGCGGGGGGGCATGTCCTTGCCACGTCAATCGGAACATTCATCACGCCTAATATCACGCCCGATCCGGAAACCGGTATCGGACAATGGACCGAGCAGGATTTCTGGCGCGCGCTGCATGACGGCAAGGCACGCGACGGCAGCCCCTTATACCCGGCTTTTCCCTACACGGATTACACAAAGGTGACACGCGAGGATGCCGATGCGATCTTCGCCTACCTTCAATCACTTCCCCCCGTCTCGCAACGCAATCCACCGAGCCGGATCAATTTCCCCTTCAATCTGCGCCCGCTCCTGTATGTCTGGCGCGCCCTCTACTTCGAACAAGGCGTTTATAAACCCGAGACCGCAAAGAACGATGAATGGAACCGTGGCGCTTATCTCGTGCAAGGGCTCGGACATTGCAATGCGTGCCACACAACACGAAATCCGCTGGGTGTGAGCCAGGGCAATGTGCTGGGAGGAGGACAACTCATGGGTTCGAACTGGTATGCACCCTCCCTGACGTCTCTCCAGGAGGGCAGCGCTTCGGACTGGCCGCTGGATGATATCGTCCAACTACTCAAGACAGGCCTGTCATCCCGGGCAGTCGCAACAGGGCCGATGGCCGACGTAGTCAGCCAAAGCCTGCAGCATCTGACGCCGGATGATGCTCGCGCCATGGCTACCTACCTCAAGTCACTGCCTGGAAGCGCTCCACATTCCAGGGGAACGGCCCCCGAGCTTACCGATGAGGTGGATAGGCAGCTTCGGCGCGGCGGCGAGATTTACGAGAAATATTGTCAGGATTGCCATGGAAGCTTCGGGCAAGGTGCGCCCGGCATTTATCCGGCGCTGGCAGGCAACCGTGGCGTCACCCTCGCCGCTCCGATTAACGCAATTCGCAGCATACTCAATGGCGGTTATGCACCCGTCACGGAAAGCAGCCCGCGCCCCTACGGCATGCCGCCGTTTGCGCAAATCCTGCCCGATGAAGAGATCGCGCTGGTCTTATCGTATATTCGTAACGCATGGGGCAATCGTGGCAGCCTGGTAACGGCGGTCCAGGTCGACCGGAGCAGGAAGGGTGCGCAGTGA
- a CDS encoding DNA topoisomerase IB, translated as MTVQHDKNGSSTLALALDDLAAQAAAAGLLYVSDNEPGIRRIRRGRGFHYIGPDKKILIDKGELERIARLAIPPAYTDVWICLHAQGHLQATGIDARKRKQYRYHPGWRVARDGIKFDRMVEFGEALPGLRQCLQRDLRRRGLPREKILAAIVSLLDTTRVRIGNLSYARDNRSFGLTTLRKRHLAAVSQRHARLKFRGKSGVEHEVDVDNPRIVKIIRDCQQLRGQHLFKYLDEAGKPHPIGSEHVNGYLREIMGAEFTAKDFRTWGATLRAFELMLDTPLPEPPTKRALRACIVTAIKKVAEELRNTVAVCRKSYINPLIFSAWQTGVLQQCMREESEGIRGELECMALAFLRRAQSE; from the coding sequence GTGACGGTTCAGCATGACAAGAATGGATCGAGCACCCTGGCGTTGGCGTTGGACGACCTGGCCGCACAGGCGGCAGCGGCAGGGCTATTATACGTTTCGGATAATGAGCCCGGCATCCGGAGAATACGCCGGGGCCGTGGATTTCATTACATCGGTCCCGATAAGAAAATACTGATCGATAAGGGTGAGCTTGAACGTATCGCCAGGCTGGCAATCCCTCCGGCCTATACGGACGTATGGATCTGCCTTCACGCGCAGGGCCATTTGCAGGCCACAGGGATCGATGCGCGCAAGCGTAAGCAGTATCGTTATCACCCCGGCTGGCGTGTGGCGCGCGACGGTATCAAATTTGATCGAATGGTGGAATTCGGCGAAGCGCTGCCTGGGCTTCGGCAATGCTTGCAGCGTGACCTGAGGCGTCGAGGTCTGCCCCGGGAAAAAATTCTGGCAGCTATCGTGAGCTTGCTGGATACCACCCGGGTACGAATTGGCAATCTGTCCTATGCACGCGACAATCGCAGCTTCGGCCTCACCACGCTACGTAAACGTCATCTTGCTGCCGTCAGCCAGCGGCACGCACGGCTGAAATTCCGCGGCAAGAGCGGTGTCGAGCATGAAGTCGATGTTGATAACCCGCGTATCGTCAAAATCATACGCGATTGCCAGCAATTGCGCGGTCAGCATCTTTTCAAATACCTGGATGAGGCAGGCAAGCCTCATCCCATAGGCTCGGAGCACGTAAACGGCTACCTGCGCGAAATCATGGGTGCCGAGTTCACTGCCAAGGATTTCCGGACATGGGGCGCTACGCTGAGAGCGTTTGAGCTGATGCTGGATACGCCATTGCCCGAACCTCCAACAAAACGCGCCCTCAGAGCCTGCATCGTCACCGCAATAAAAAAGGTTGCTGAAGAGTTGCGCAATACCGTTGCAGTCTGCCGAAAATCCTACATCAATCCCCTGATATTCTCCGCATGGCAAACGGGCGTTCTCCAGCAGTGTATGCGCGAGGAATCGGAGGGCATCCGCGGAGAATTGGAGTGCATGGCTCTCGCATTTCTTCGTCGAGCACAGTCTGAATAA
- a CDS encoding methyltransferase, whose amino-acid sequence MTCSSGAIMQDHPTPEKILQTGMAFWASKTLLSAVEMGIFTELSRGPASLDSLSERLGLHPRSAHDFLDALLALGFLKREGGRYSNTLETDLFLDRNKPSYIGGILEMANHRLYPFWADLTEALRTGQPQNECKTGGAGLFETLYADPARLKEFLSAMTGVSHASNTVIARLFPWKDYQTFIDVGTAQGDLAVQIALANPHLRGVGFDLPEVAPIFQQYTAAMSVADRLTFMPGDFFKHDLPKADVVLMGHILHDWDLPTKKMLIRKAFEAIPAGGALIVYETIIDDDRSQNAFGLMMSLNMLIETPGGFDYTGVDCKAWMSEAGFSITRVEPLTGPDSMVIGIK is encoded by the coding sequence ATGACTTGTTCATCTGGAGCCATCATGCAGGATCACCCTACCCCCGAAAAAATATTGCAGACCGGCATGGCTTTCTGGGCATCAAAAACGCTGCTCAGCGCTGTCGAGATGGGTATTTTCACCGAGTTATCGCGCGGACCCGCGAGCCTGGATTCGCTCAGCGAAAGGCTCGGCCTGCATCCCCGCTCGGCACATGATTTCCTTGATGCGTTGCTGGCGCTCGGCTTCCTCAAGCGTGAGGGCGGCCGCTACAGCAATACGCTCGAGACCGATCTGTTCCTCGACCGGAATAAGCCATCCTACATAGGTGGCATTCTTGAGATGGCGAATCACCGCCTCTATCCATTCTGGGCTGATCTCACCGAGGCGTTGCGCACCGGTCAGCCGCAGAACGAGTGCAAGACCGGCGGCGCCGGCCTTTTTGAAACACTTTATGCTGATCCCGCACGTCTGAAGGAATTTCTCTCCGCGATGACCGGTGTCAGCCATGCATCCAATACCGTGATCGCCCGTCTTTTTCCCTGGAAAGATTACCAAACGTTTATCGATGTAGGCACTGCACAGGGAGATCTTGCCGTACAGATTGCGCTCGCCAACCCTCACCTGCGCGGGGTGGGATTTGATTTGCCCGAAGTTGCGCCAATCTTTCAGCAATACACCGCAGCCATGAGCGTCGCAGACCGGCTCACGTTCATGCCGGGCGATTTCTTCAAGCATGATCTCCCGAAAGCAGACGTTGTGCTGATGGGACATATCCTGCACGACTGGGATCTGCCCACCAAAAAAATGCTCATCCGGAAAGCGTTCGAAGCTATTCCCGCAGGCGGCGCCCTTATTGTCTACGAGACCATCATTGACGATGACCGTTCACAGAATGCCTTCGGGCTGATGATGAGCCTGAACATGCTGATCGAAACGCCGGGAGGTTTCGATTACACGGGTGTTGACTGCAAGGCCTGGATGAGTGAGGCCGGGTTCTCCATCACACGCGTCGAGCCGCTGACCGGACCGGATTCCATGGTTATCGGAATCAAATAG
- a CDS encoding TonB-dependent receptor domain-containing protein, whose product MLTLASLFCASSVWAAGEAEPPAKDAAKSVSPAEKKPTAAAPSPEALRDTDVAPAPTEKKTPTSESAIKLPEMTIGGKVTPIAKQTDKERYRLPQTTESITREKMDATVNMMQTEDAIKYLPSVQVRNRYIGDTNAPVGTRTSGTSASARSLIYADGILLSSLLGNNNTNTGSPRWNTVSPGEIDRIDIMYGPFSAAYPGNSMGGVINITTRMPEKFEAGVDVQQSFQTFNLYGTKDTYHNQRYSGYIGHKYKDLSMRFDYSHLDAHSQPIIFTTPLQSAGAPLSGGETPVTGAIAGQNPTLAPNYVLGAGNINHTVQDNFKWKLAYDFTPTIRFAYTFGMWQNNASASAQSYLRDAAGNVIDSGAVNINGRRFNLNTVSSGLPAFAANRTNQTTWSHGLNLRSNTGGKFDWELVGSVIDLSTDNVRQPTVNPILAAANGPGRITSLAGSGWHTFDAKGIWRPRVDFLGLGYHEISFGFHHDLYTLKNPVFNTSNWQTGGPATTFSNSTGKTRTEGYWVQDAWDFLPHWNFTVGGRFENWHAYDGVNTTAAGTVNQTDKSAFNFSPKGKLSWSPIEQLRFGAAIGQAYRYPTASELFQTTTVAGIAFNANPNLRSEDALSSELSAEYFPEKGRVRLSLFQERVKNAIFTQVGTVNGIQTSFISNVGEVDTYGVEFSGEKTDAWIRGLDILGNFTWADSRINENHAADAAAALLGPTAANPNAAVPSTGKRQPRVPQWRSNVVVSYRATDKFTITTMLRYSSGQFGQLNNTDTNGFSYTGLTSYTVVDLRANYRLSKQVMISGGIDNVNNEKYWVFHPMPQRTYFTQIRFNY is encoded by the coding sequence TTGCTTACTCTGGCAAGTCTGTTCTGCGCATCTTCTGTCTGGGCAGCCGGCGAAGCCGAGCCGCCGGCAAAAGATGCGGCCAAATCTGTATCTCCGGCAGAAAAAAAACCAACTGCCGCCGCACCCTCACCGGAAGCACTCAGGGATACTGATGTAGCGCCCGCTCCCACCGAAAAGAAAACACCTACCAGCGAGTCTGCGATTAAATTGCCGGAAATGACGATCGGAGGAAAAGTCACGCCAATTGCCAAGCAAACCGACAAGGAGAGATACCGGCTGCCCCAGACAACAGAGAGCATCACCAGGGAAAAAATGGACGCTACCGTCAATATGATGCAGACGGAGGATGCCATCAAATACCTGCCATCCGTACAAGTACGCAATCGCTATATCGGCGACACCAACGCACCAGTGGGAACGCGCACCTCCGGCACATCCGCCAGCGCGCGCAGCCTGATTTATGCCGACGGTATCCTGCTGTCTTCCTTGCTCGGTAATAACAACACAAACACCGGTTCGCCCCGCTGGAACACCGTCTCGCCCGGAGAAATCGACCGCATCGATATCATGTACGGGCCATTTTCCGCCGCTTATCCCGGCAATTCCATGGGTGGCGTGATCAACATCACCACGCGTATGCCGGAAAAATTCGAAGCGGGCGTGGATGTGCAACAGTCTTTCCAGACTTTTAATCTGTATGGCACAAAGGATACTTATCATAACCAGCGATATTCCGGATACATTGGCCACAAATATAAAGATCTATCGATGCGCTTCGACTACAGTCATCTCGATGCCCATAGTCAGCCCATAATTTTTACGACTCCCCTACAATCAGCCGGCGCCCCATTATCTGGCGGGGAGACGCCGGTAACGGGAGCTATCGCCGGCCAGAACCCCACACTTGCCCCTAACTACGTGCTGGGTGCCGGAAACATTAATCATACCGTGCAGGACAACTTCAAGTGGAAGCTGGCCTACGATTTCACGCCGACCATAAGATTCGCCTACACCTTTGGGATGTGGCAAAACAACGCGAGTGCCAGTGCTCAAAGTTATCTGAGAGACGCGGCAGGCAATGTCATAGATAGCGGCGCGGTCAATATCAATGGCAGACGATTCAATCTCAACACTGTCAGCTCCGGCCTACCCGCCTTTGCCGCGAATCGGACCAATCAAACAACATGGTCGCATGGCCTGAATCTCAGATCCAACACCGGCGGAAAATTTGACTGGGAACTGGTAGGCAGCGTAATCGATTTAAGCACGGATAACGTGCGCCAGCCAACGGTTAATCCCATCCTGGCAGCCGCTAATGGACCTGGCAGGATCACCAGTCTGGCCGGTTCTGGCTGGCATACATTCGATGCCAAAGGTATCTGGCGGCCCCGCGTTGATTTTCTCGGCCTGGGTTATCATGAGATCAGCTTTGGTTTTCACCATGACCTCTACACCCTGAAAAACCCGGTATTCAACACCAGCAATTGGCAGACGGGCGGTCCCGCAACTACCTTCTCAAACTCGACCGGCAAAACCCGTACCGAAGGTTATTGGGTACAAGACGCCTGGGATTTCCTTCCACACTGGAACTTCACGGTCGGTGGACGTTTTGAAAACTGGCACGCTTATGACGGCGTGAACACCACTGCTGCAGGAACGGTTAACCAGACTGATAAAAGTGCGTTCAATTTTTCACCCAAAGGGAAGTTAAGCTGGAGTCCGATCGAACAGTTGAGATTTGGCGCAGCCATCGGTCAGGCTTACCGCTACCCCACGGCCTCGGAATTGTTTCAAACAACGACAGTGGCGGGTATAGCATTCAACGCAAATCCTAATCTCCGGTCTGAAGATGCCCTCTCCTCAGAACTCTCCGCCGAATATTTTCCGGAAAAAGGAAGAGTGCGTCTCAGCCTGTTCCAGGAGCGGGTAAAAAATGCCATTTTTACCCAGGTTGGGACGGTCAATGGTATTCAGACAAGCTTTATTTCCAATGTGGGTGAAGTCGATACTTATGGCGTCGAGTTTTCCGGGGAAAAAACGGATGCCTGGATTAGAGGTCTGGATATCCTGGGTAATTTCACCTGGGCTGATTCAAGAATCAACGAGAACCATGCTGCCGACGCAGCAGCGGCGCTGTTGGGCCCGACCGCAGCCAATCCCAACGCTGCCGTTCCCTCAACTGGCAAACGTCAACCCCGGGTTCCGCAGTGGCGATCCAACGTAGTAGTTTCTTATCGAGCGACCGACAAATTCACTATCACGACAATGCTCCGCTACAGCAGCGGCCAGTTCGGCCAATTGAATAACACCGACACCAATGGTTTTTCATATACAGGGCTTACCAGCTACACTGTCGTCGATTTACGCGCAAATTATAGACTCAGCAAGCAAGTAATGATCAGCGGGGGTATCGACAACGTTAACAACGAAAAATACTGGGTCTTTCACCCCATGCCGCAACGGACTTACTTTACCCAGATACGGTTCAATTATTAG